The following are encoded together in the Sinorhizobium terangae genome:
- a CDS encoding NnrS family protein encodes MFHMRSKSPPTGGIPRGLATTGPVLFSYGFRPFFLGAGLWAIGAMAAWVAALSTGIDIAGGYGAAHWHAHEMLFGFSSAVLAGFLLTAVPNWTGRLPVSGLPLAGLFGLWVAGRLALLATDLLGLMLAAVIEALFLPTLLAICAREVIAGRKWKDLKVVGGLVLLSCANVHFHLAVLANANVDTAARLAIGAYVMLIMIVGGRILPSFTRNWLNKFGRSDFPTPCNRFDTATILTGIATLASWVLTPEHVLTAAIATIASVLHMARLLRWRGWTTYPEKLLVVLHVAYAFVPLGFAGIAAGALGAVGEYPVLHILAVGVIACMMLAVMTRASRGHTGRPLTASPITSASYVAIIGAALLRPLAEIVPTYYHVLAAASGTLWICAFTLFILEYGPMLACNRRSPRGAA; translated from the coding sequence ATGTTTCATATGCGCAGCAAATCGCCGCCCACTGGCGGCATCCCGCGCGGGCTTGCCACCACCGGGCCCGTTCTCTTCTCCTATGGCTTCAGACCGTTCTTTCTCGGCGCCGGTCTCTGGGCGATCGGCGCGATGGCCGCGTGGGTCGCGGCGCTGAGCACCGGCATCGACATCGCGGGGGGCTATGGCGCCGCGCACTGGCACGCCCATGAAATGTTGTTCGGCTTCTCGTCCGCCGTGCTTGCAGGCTTTCTTCTGACCGCGGTACCGAACTGGACCGGCAGGCTTCCCGTATCCGGCCTGCCGCTCGCCGGGCTCTTCGGCCTCTGGGTCGCGGGCCGGTTGGCGCTCCTCGCAACCGATCTGCTCGGCCTGATGCTGGCGGCTGTGATCGAGGCACTGTTTCTTCCGACGCTACTCGCGATCTGCGCCCGTGAAGTGATCGCGGGGCGCAAATGGAAGGACCTGAAGGTCGTCGGCGGGCTGGTGCTTCTGTCCTGCGCCAACGTGCACTTCCATCTCGCCGTGCTGGCGAACGCCAATGTCGATACGGCTGCAAGGCTGGCGATCGGGGCATACGTCATGCTGATCATGATCGTCGGGGGACGGATACTGCCGAGCTTCACGCGCAACTGGCTGAACAAGTTCGGCCGCAGCGATTTTCCGACACCTTGTAATCGCTTCGACACGGCCACCATCCTGACGGGCATTGCCACGCTCGCTTCGTGGGTGCTGACGCCGGAACATGTGCTCACCGCCGCAATCGCGACGATCGCATCCGTGCTGCACATGGCCCGCCTGCTTCGCTGGCGCGGCTGGACGACTTATCCCGAGAAGCTGCTCGTCGTGCTGCACGTCGCCTATGCCTTCGTGCCGCTGGGATTCGCCGGGATTGCCGCAGGCGCGCTTGGCGCAGTCGGGGAATATCCGGTGCTGCACATCCTGGCCGTCGGCGTCATCGCGTGCATGATGCTGGCGGTGATGACCCGCGCAAGCCGCGGACACACCGGTCGGCCGCTGACGGCGTCGCCGATCACCAGCGCATCCTACGTGGCGATCATAGGCGCGGCGCTGCTGCGGCCTCTCGCAGAAATCGTGCCGACCTACTACCACGTGCTCGCCGCCGCATCGGGCACCTTGTGGATATGCGCATTCACGCTGTTTATCCTGGAATACGGGCCGATGCTGGCGTGTAACCGCCGCTCACCGCGCGGCGCAGCCTGA
- the nirK gene encoding copper-containing nitrite reductase, protein MSEQLQMTRRTVLAGAAFAGALTPLLQTATAQAAPAAAATAPVDISTLPRVKVDLVTPPFVHSHDQVAKTGPRIVEFTMTIQEKKLVIDGDGTEINAMTFNGSVPGPLMVVHEGDYVELTLINPDTNTLLHNIDFHAATGALGGGGLTKVNPGEEAVLRFKATKPGVFVYHCAPEGMVPWHVTSGMNGAIMVLPRDGLKDEKGQPLTYDRIYYVGEQDFYVPRDEAGNFKKYETPGDAYEDTVKAMRTLTPTHVVFNGAVGALTGENALTAAVGERVLIIHSQANRDTRPHLIGGHGDYVWATGKFRNPPDLDQETWLIPGGTAGAAFYTFRQPGIYAYVNHNLIEAFELGAAGHFKVTGEWNDDLMTSVVKPASM, encoded by the coding sequence ATGAGTGAACAGCTTCAGATGACTCGCAGGACGGTTCTTGCCGGCGCGGCTTTTGCAGGCGCCTTGACGCCACTCTTGCAGACGGCGACGGCGCAGGCGGCGCCTGCAGCCGCGGCCACCGCGCCGGTCGACATTTCGACCTTGCCGCGCGTGAAGGTGGATCTCGTTACCCCGCCGTTCGTCCATTCGCATGACCAGGTGGCGAAAACCGGCCCCCGCATCGTCGAATTCACGATGACCATTCAGGAAAAGAAGCTGGTGATCGACGGCGACGGAACGGAAATAAACGCGATGACCTTCAACGGCTCGGTCCCCGGCCCGCTGATGGTCGTCCACGAGGGCGATTATGTCGAACTCACGCTGATCAACCCGGACACCAACACGCTGTTGCACAATATCGACTTCCACGCCGCGACCGGCGCGCTCGGCGGTGGCGGCCTGACGAAGGTCAATCCCGGCGAAGAGGCGGTTCTGCGCTTCAAGGCAACCAAGCCGGGCGTGTTCGTCTATCATTGCGCGCCGGAAGGCATGGTACCCTGGCACGTCACCTCGGGCATGAACGGCGCAATCATGGTGCTGCCGCGCGACGGCCTCAAGGACGAAAAGGGCCAACCGCTCACCTATGACCGCATCTACTATGTCGGCGAGCAGGATTTCTACGTGCCGCGCGACGAGGCCGGCAACTTCAAGAAATACGAAACGCCCGGCGATGCCTACGAAGACACGGTCAAGGCCATGCGTACGCTGACCCCGACGCACGTCGTCTTCAACGGCGCCGTTGGGGCGCTTACCGGCGAGAACGCGCTGACGGCTGCCGTCGGCGAACGGGTGCTGATCATCCATTCGCAGGCGAACCGCGATACGCGGCCGCACTTGATCGGCGGACATGGTGACTACGTCTGGGCGACCGGCAAGTTCCGCAACCCGCCGGACCTCGATCAGGAGACATGGCTCATCCCCGGCGGCACGGCGGGCGCGGCCTTCTACACATTCCGGCAGCCCGGCATCTATGCCTACGTCAACCACAATCTGATCGAAGCGTTCGAACTCGGCGCGGCCGGCCATTTCAAGGTCACCGGCGAATGGAACGACGACCTGATGACGTCGGTGGTCAAACCGGCATCGATGTAA
- a CDS encoding SUMF1/EgtB/PvdO family nonheme iron enzyme: MSKKNRKTSPSILSLTVPAALLVALGVTLSAKLGLFDPVGPVSGLAIKGPETVVIGPRQMRYRAEGHFLKRGLAVDAPLVDAALRAPFAITKYQVSHGEYRRCVEDGACEASEAANGGKDVPVTGVNYSDAENYAKWLTAQTGQVWRLPTDEQWAFAAGSKFPDDALGIDAESGNPALRWLADYEREASREKSPDPRPQPRGTFGENEYGVADVGGNVWEWTRTCHRRVTIGEHGEVLKEQPACGIYVVDGKHRASMSFFVREPKSGGCAVGVPPDNLGFRLVRDDRWYARLLYAFERRREGAV, from the coding sequence ATGAGCAAGAAGAACCGGAAAACCTCGCCGTCGATCCTCTCGCTGACTGTACCGGCGGCTCTGCTCGTCGCGCTCGGCGTCACACTGTCGGCGAAACTCGGCCTGTTCGATCCGGTGGGGCCGGTCTCCGGCCTTGCGATCAAAGGGCCGGAGACCGTCGTCATCGGGCCAAGGCAGATGCGCTATCGCGCCGAGGGGCACTTCCTGAAACGCGGATTGGCCGTCGACGCGCCTCTGGTCGATGCCGCGCTCAGGGCACCCTTCGCGATCACCAAGTACCAGGTGAGCCACGGTGAATATCGCCGCTGTGTCGAGGATGGCGCCTGCGAGGCGTCGGAGGCCGCAAATGGCGGTAAGGACGTCCCTGTCACGGGCGTAAACTACAGCGATGCAGAAAACTACGCCAAGTGGCTTACGGCACAGACGGGACAGGTCTGGCGGCTTCCGACCGACGAGCAATGGGCCTTCGCCGCCGGCAGCAAATTTCCCGACGATGCGTTGGGGATAGATGCCGAAAGCGGCAATCCGGCGCTCCGCTGGCTCGCCGACTATGAGCGTGAGGCGAGCCGCGAGAAGTCGCCCGATCCGCGGCCCCAGCCGCGCGGCACGTTCGGCGAGAACGAATACGGCGTGGCGGATGTCGGCGGCAATGTCTGGGAATGGACCAGGACCTGCCATCGCCGTGTGACGATCGGCGAGCACGGCGAGGTGCTGAAGGAACAGCCCGCCTGCGGCATCTATGTCGTCGACGGCAAGCACCGCGCGTCGATGAGCTTCTTTGTGCGCGAGCCGAAGAGCGGCGGTTGTGCCGTCGGCGTTCCGCCGGACAATCTCGGCTTCCGCCTGGTGCGCGACGATCGCTGGTATGCCCGGTTGCTCTATGCCTTCGAACGTCGTCGCGAGGGTGCGGTATGA
- a CDS encoding Crp/Fnr family transcriptional regulator: MTRNDVAALDRTLVKSLPLFQKMSDQELDQLLAHATVRRVPQNEAVFEQGGTADFFYLLLHGRLKVTQVTRDGQQIIVRVVNPGDLFGFARALQRNDYPGTATSATESLVLAWPTELWNVFVEMNPHLAVNAMHTIGQRLDEAHTRIREMSTEEVERRVAHAVLRLADKAGRREESGVRIDFPISRQDIAEMTGTTLHTVSRILSAWEGRGLVQGGRQKLVLCDIPGLKRLAEQAEER; the protein is encoded by the coding sequence ATGACAAGGAACGACGTGGCCGCGCTCGACCGAACACTCGTAAAATCACTCCCATTGTTTCAGAAGATGAGCGACCAGGAGCTCGATCAGTTGCTGGCCCACGCGACCGTCCGGCGCGTTCCGCAGAACGAGGCGGTGTTCGAGCAGGGGGGTACGGCGGATTTCTTCTACCTGCTGCTGCATGGACGCCTGAAGGTGACCCAGGTCACGCGGGATGGCCAACAGATCATCGTTCGCGTCGTCAATCCCGGCGATCTCTTCGGTTTTGCCCGCGCCCTTCAGCGCAACGATTATCCCGGAACCGCGACGTCGGCGACCGAAAGCCTGGTGCTTGCCTGGCCGACGGAACTCTGGAACGTCTTTGTCGAGATGAACCCGCACCTCGCCGTAAACGCCATGCATACGATCGGCCAACGGCTGGATGAGGCGCATACCCGAATCCGGGAAATGTCGACCGAGGAAGTCGAACGGCGCGTTGCGCATGCGGTGCTGCGGCTTGCCGACAAGGCCGGCCGGCGGGAGGAGAGCGGGGTGCGCATCGATTTCCCGATTTCACGGCAGGATATCGCCGAAATGACTGGCACCACGCTGCATACCGTTTCGCGGATTTTAAGTGCCTGGGAAGGACGGGGGCTTGTCCAGGGCGGTCGGCAGAAGCTCGTCCTGTGTGACATCCCCGGCCTCAAGCGTTTGGCCGAGCAGGCTGAAGAAAGATAG
- a CDS encoding class I SAM-dependent methyltransferase yields the protein MSDVAERRNYNLRDEIKAYWSERAATFDLSPGHEIFSEEERAAWHRLIRHHLGEGEGRMALDLASGTGVVSHLLDDLGFQVTGLDWAEPMLEQARNKARERRRKISFRMGDAENTMEPDEHYDAVVNRHLVWTLVDPAAAFAEWLRVLKPGGTLLVVDGDFVNTNALERLFSKLSAWGQRAGLLRADTPSGSREMMETHRSILSRVHFSQGARAEEVAELLRKVGFVDVEIDTDLSEIHRTQARNWNFFKALARKSQHRYAIRATKPSS from the coding sequence ATGAGCGACGTGGCAGAGCGGCGGAACTATAATCTTCGCGACGAAATCAAGGCCTACTGGTCGGAACGTGCGGCAACCTTCGACCTTTCTCCCGGGCACGAAATTTTCTCCGAGGAAGAGCGCGCGGCGTGGCACCGGCTGATCCGGCACCATCTCGGAGAGGGCGAAGGCCGCATGGCGCTGGATCTCGCGAGTGGCACGGGCGTTGTCTCGCACCTGCTTGATGATCTCGGCTTCCAGGTGACCGGCCTCGACTGGGCCGAGCCCATGCTCGAGCAGGCGCGCAACAAGGCGCGCGAGCGCCGGCGCAAGATTTCGTTTCGCATGGGCGATGCCGAAAACACGATGGAGCCGGACGAGCACTACGACGCGGTGGTCAACCGGCATCTGGTCTGGACGCTGGTCGACCCGGCCGCGGCCTTTGCGGAGTGGCTGCGCGTCCTGAAACCGGGCGGCACGCTGCTTGTCGTCGACGGTGACTTCGTCAACACGAATGCATTGGAGCGGCTTTTCTCAAAGCTCAGCGCCTGGGGCCAGCGCGCCGGGCTTCTGAGGGCTGACACGCCATCCGGTTCGCGCGAGATGATGGAGACCCACAGGAGCATCCTCTCCCGCGTCCACTTCTCGCAAGGCGCGCGAGCCGAGGAGGTGGCCGAACTCCTGCGCAAGGTCGGATTCGTCGACGTCGAGATCGATACCGATCTCAGCGAAATCCATCGGACGCAGGCGAGAAACTGGAATTTTTTCAAGGCGCTCGCACGCAAGAGCCAGCACCGCTACGCAATCCGGGCAACCAAGCCGTCAAGTTGA
- a CDS encoding ABC transporter substrate-binding protein codes for MRLFNRVATAAMVSCVLFTAPALAEPVKIRDVTGRDVEVEVPVEHVILGEGRQIYFLAALDREEPFKRVVGWRDDLSKADPESYAAYLAKYPDIAKLPAFGGMKDGTFDIEQAVALKPDVVLMNVDAKTATEEAGYIEKLGKVGIPLVYVDFREKPMENTEPSMRIMGKLIGKEEKAEEFIKFRADNIARVTDVLAKADAKKPLVFVERAGGYSDDCCMSFGNENFGKMVELAGGVNMAKDIIPGTFGTVNPEQIIAANPDQIIITGGNWQGYVPGGAWVGVGYGADETEARRKLENLTKRAAFTGVTAVKDGNVHAIWHQFYNNPYQFVAVQQIAKWLHPDLFKDLDPEATFKELHERFLPLPYKGGYFISLNVGQ; via the coding sequence ATGAGGCTTTTCAACAGGGTGGCCACCGCCGCCATGGTTTCGTGCGTCCTTTTTACGGCCCCGGCCTTGGCCGAACCGGTCAAGATCAGGGACGTCACCGGTCGGGACGTCGAGGTCGAGGTGCCGGTCGAGCACGTGATCCTCGGCGAGGGGCGCCAGATCTATTTCCTCGCCGCGCTCGACCGGGAAGAGCCGTTCAAGCGCGTCGTTGGGTGGCGCGACGACCTGTCAAAGGCCGACCCGGAAAGCTATGCCGCCTACCTCGCAAAATACCCCGACATCGCCAAGCTGCCGGCTTTCGGCGGCATGAAGGACGGAACCTTCGATATAGAACAGGCTGTGGCTCTGAAGCCGGACGTCGTGCTCATGAATGTCGACGCCAAGACAGCAACGGAGGAGGCCGGGTACATCGAAAAGCTCGGCAAGGTCGGCATTCCGCTCGTCTACGTCGATTTCCGCGAGAAGCCGATGGAAAACACCGAGCCGAGCATGCGCATTATGGGCAAGCTCATCGGCAAAGAGGAAAAGGCCGAGGAGTTCATCAAGTTCCGCGCCGACAACATCGCTAGGGTGACCGACGTGCTCGCCAAGGCTGACGCGAAAAAGCCGCTCGTCTTCGTTGAACGCGCAGGCGGTTATTCCGACGATTGCTGCATGTCCTTCGGCAATGAGAATTTCGGCAAGATGGTCGAACTCGCCGGCGGCGTGAACATGGCGAAGGACATCATCCCGGGCACGTTCGGCACGGTCAATCCGGAGCAGATCATCGCCGCCAACCCGGATCAGATCATCATCACCGGTGGCAACTGGCAGGGTTACGTGCCGGGTGGCGCCTGGGTCGGTGTCGGCTATGGCGCCGACGAGACGGAAGCACGCCGGAAGCTTGAGAACCTGACCAAGCGTGCGGCCTTCACCGGCGTGACAGCCGTCAAGGACGGCAACGTCCATGCCATTTGGCACCAGTTCTACAACAACCCCTATCAGTTCGTCGCCGTACAGCAGATCGCCAAGTGGCTGCACCCGGACCTTTTCAAGGATCTTGATCCCGAGGCGACGTTCAAGGAACTGCACGAGCGCTTCCTGCCGCTGCCTTACAAGGGTGGCTACTTCATCTCGCTGAATGTCGGTCAATAA
- a CDS encoding ABC transporter substrate-binding protein yields the protein MSLFKKLLPALAALAVFIAAPAMAAEITDVTGRRIELELPAKRVLLGEARQIHVAAALRGEHVFDTIVGWRDDLIKKDPDSYAAYRERFPAIADLPLFGYIPSGDFSLEAAIALKPDVLTLNLEAQQAVEESGFIEKAAAAGIAVVFLDFRVDPAKNSVKSVEILGALFGAKERAKEFIAWRRAQIALVTDRLAAAGAIKRPKVFIERSPGITGETACCRTFGPANFGEMVEKAGGHNIGSDVTTTTFVDLNPEQLVVADPEHVIVTGSNWAAESDINQFVNVGRGAEPAAARERLAALMQRPGFTTLKAVKEGRVHAVWHQFYGAPYEFVPIQQFAKWFHPELFADIDPDRTFREFHETFLPIAYRPGYFVSLRQGGE from the coding sequence ATGTCGCTCTTCAAGAAACTTCTCCCGGCGCTGGCCGCCCTAGCCGTGTTCATCGCTGCACCTGCGATGGCCGCGGAAATCACCGATGTCACCGGCCGCCGGATCGAGCTCGAACTCCCGGCCAAGCGGGTGCTGCTCGGCGAGGCGCGGCAGATCCACGTGGCAGCGGCGCTGAGGGGCGAGCATGTCTTCGACACGATCGTCGGGTGGCGCGATGACCTGATCAAGAAGGATCCGGATTCCTACGCTGCCTATCGCGAGCGCTTTCCCGCGATCGCGGACCTGCCGCTGTTCGGCTATATACCGAGCGGCGACTTCAGCCTCGAAGCGGCAATCGCCCTGAAGCCGGACGTGCTGACGCTGAACCTTGAAGCACAGCAGGCGGTCGAGGAATCCGGCTTCATCGAAAAGGCGGCCGCCGCCGGTATCGCCGTCGTCTTTCTCGACTTCCGCGTCGACCCGGCGAAGAACAGCGTGAAATCCGTCGAAATCCTCGGCGCGCTTTTTGGCGCGAAGGAACGCGCGAAGGAATTCATCGCGTGGCGTCGGGCCCAGATCGCGCTGGTGACCGACCGTCTGGCGGCAGCCGGCGCGATCAAGCGCCCGAAGGTCTTCATCGAACGTTCGCCCGGCATCACCGGCGAAACCGCCTGCTGCAGGACGTTTGGGCCTGCCAATTTCGGCGAGATGGTGGAAAAGGCGGGCGGCCACAATATCGGCTCGGATGTGACCACAACAACCTTCGTCGATCTCAACCCCGAACAACTCGTCGTCGCCGATCCGGAGCATGTGATTGTCACCGGCAGCAACTGGGCGGCCGAGTCCGACATCAACCAGTTCGTCAATGTCGGCCGCGGCGCCGAACCGGCGGCGGCCCGGGAAAGGCTGGCGGCTCTGATGCAGCGGCCGGGCTTCACGACGCTCAAGGCGGTGAAAGAGGGCAGGGTGCACGCCGTTTGGCACCAGTTCTACGGCGCACCCTATGAGTTCGTGCCGATCCAGCAATTTGCCAAGTGGTTCCACCCGGAGCTTTTCGCCGACATCGATCCGGACCGCACCTTCCGCGAGTTTCACGAAACATTCCTGCCGATCGCCTACCGGCCCGGCTATTTCGTTTCGCTTCGGCAAGGGGGTGAATGA
- a CDS encoding FecCD family ABC transporter permease yields MMVAAVGEFSAVEGRGRYRALVLRRLLLISSLVTALFVSVAVDMALGPANYPLADVLAALFRPETVGDQLRVVIWDIRMPIALMAVTVGASLSVAGAQMQTILANPLASPFTLGISAAAGFGAALGLVAGVAIFPVAVHYMVPINAFLMAMVAALFIHFASTMRGVTVETIVLLGIALVFTFNAALSLLEYLASEQALAAVVFWTMGSLTKATWPKVWITGAVLLVAVPLFARHAWALTALRLGDDKAASFGIDVRRLRLETMLTVSLLAAIPVSFVGTIGFVGLVGPHIARMLVGEDQRFFLPASVLCGALLLSVTSVVSKMLIPGAVLPIGIITALVGVPFFFVLIFTNRRRSW; encoded by the coding sequence ATGATGGTTGCGGCTGTGGGAGAATTCTCCGCTGTCGAGGGGCGCGGGCGTTACCGCGCCCTCGTCCTGCGTCGGTTGCTCTTGATCTCTTCTCTCGTCACGGCGCTCTTCGTGTCGGTCGCGGTCGACATGGCGCTCGGGCCGGCGAACTATCCGCTCGCCGATGTGCTCGCGGCCCTGTTCCGGCCGGAGACGGTCGGCGACCAGCTTCGCGTGGTGATCTGGGACATCCGCATGCCGATCGCGCTGATGGCGGTCACCGTCGGCGCGTCGCTCTCGGTGGCGGGTGCGCAAATGCAGACGATCCTTGCCAACCCGCTGGCGAGCCCTTTCACGCTCGGCATTTCCGCCGCCGCCGGCTTCGGCGCGGCGCTCGGCCTCGTCGCCGGCGTGGCGATCTTTCCAGTCGCCGTTCACTACATGGTGCCGATCAACGCCTTCCTAATGGCGATGGTGGCGGCACTCTTCATCCACTTCGCCTCGACCATGCGCGGCGTGACAGTGGAGACGATCGTACTCCTCGGCATCGCCCTCGTCTTCACCTTCAATGCGGCTTTGTCGCTGCTTGAGTATCTGGCGTCGGAGCAGGCGCTTGCCGCTGTCGTGTTCTGGACCATGGGAAGCCTCACCAAGGCGACCTGGCCGAAGGTCTGGATCACCGGCGCAGTGCTCCTCGTCGCCGTGCCGCTCTTTGCGCGCCATGCCTGGGCGCTGACGGCGCTGAGACTTGGCGACGACAAGGCGGCGAGCTTCGGCATCGATGTCCGCCGCCTGCGGCTCGAAACCATGCTGACAGTCAGCCTGCTTGCGGCAATCCCCGTCTCCTTCGTCGGCACCATCGGTTTCGTCGGTCTCGTTGGGCCGCATATCGCCCGCATGCTGGTCGGCGAGGATCAGCGCTTCTTCCTGCCGGCGTCCGTTCTTTGCGGTGCGCTCCTGCTCTCGGTGACGTCCGTCGTCAGCAAGATGCTGATCCCCGGCGCGGTGCTGCCGATCGGCATCATCACGGCGCTCGTCGGCGTTCCCTTCTTCTTCGTCCTGATTTTCACCAACAGGAGACGCTCGTGGTAG
- a CDS encoding ABC transporter ATP-binding protein has translation MVALTLEKLGATYGRRVVLSDVNTGMLRGGGLTAVIGPNAAGKSTLFKRIAGLAGGPGLVHLSDTAKGPEAICYMPQDTGANAVLTVYESVLLSAKQGSSGWKVKDGELAEIDRVLAALRIDDLAFRGLGELSGGQRQLVSIAQALVRKPEVLLMDEPTSALDLFRQIEVLGFMKRLSAQSGMAVLIALHDLNHALRYCDDTIVISNGSVIASGATPDVITAAMLKSVYRVEARVEACSMGRPVVIVDDSIQAA, from the coding sequence GTGGTAGCCCTGACGCTGGAAAAGCTTGGCGCGACATACGGTCGGCGCGTGGTCCTGTCCGACGTCAATACGGGCATGCTGCGGGGTGGTGGCCTGACCGCCGTGATCGGTCCGAATGCCGCCGGCAAATCGACGCTCTTCAAGCGCATCGCCGGGCTCGCTGGCGGCCCCGGCCTCGTCCACCTCTCCGATACGGCGAAGGGGCCGGAGGCGATCTGTTATATGCCGCAGGACACCGGGGCGAATGCAGTGCTGACCGTTTACGAGTCGGTCCTGCTTTCAGCGAAGCAGGGATCCTCCGGCTGGAAGGTCAAGGACGGCGAGCTTGCCGAAATCGATCGTGTGCTCGCCGCACTCAGGATCGATGACCTGGCATTCCGCGGTCTTGGCGAACTTTCCGGCGGTCAGCGCCAGCTCGTCTCGATCGCGCAGGCGCTGGTGCGCAAGCCCGAAGTCTTGCTGATGGACGAGCCGACATCCGCGCTCGATCTCTTCCGCCAGATCGAGGTGCTCGGCTTCATGAAGCGGTTGTCGGCGCAATCCGGGATGGCGGTGCTGATCGCGCTTCACGACCTCAACCACGCGCTGCGCTATTGCGACGACACCATCGTGATCAGCAACGGATCGGTGATCGCCAGCGGCGCGACGCCGGACGTGATCACGGCCGCGATGCTGAAATCCGTCTATCGCGTCGAAGCCCGCGTCGAGGCCTGCTCCATGGGCCGCCCGGTCGTCATCGTCGACGATTCCATCCAGGCCGCCTGA